From the genome of Sphingomonas sp. HMP6, one region includes:
- a CDS encoding spike base protein, RCAP_Rcc01079 family has product MADQFSNSADQVSAPATRAVAVVPHDSTPLTDIPKALYVGTGGDIAMRGVGGSADQMWKNVANGTVLPFRAQFVRATGTTAADLLALY; this is encoded by the coding sequence ATGGCAGACCAGTTTTCGAATTCGGCCGATCAGGTATCGGCACCGGCGACGCGGGCGGTGGCGGTGGTGCCGCATGACAGCACTCCGCTGACCGATATTCCCAAGGCGCTGTACGTCGGCACCGGCGGCGACATTGCGATGCGCGGGGTGGGTGGCAGCGCGGACCAAATGTGGAAAAATGTCGCAAACGGCACGGTGCTGCCGTTCCGCGCGCAGTTCGTGCGGGCTACGGGCACGACCGCGGCTGATCTGCTGGCGCTGTACTGA
- a CDS encoding DUF6127 family protein produces the protein MSAGTGALGGGAVLAQLMAQGASEGADLTTLRAIAEEAGELAAARALVRLGLDDPAAAKDMAELRELLGAWRDAKRSVWKAVLGWVVRIAGALVLTGLAAKFGFWDWVK, from the coding sequence ATGAGCGCCGGGACCGGTGCCTTGGGTGGCGGGGCGGTGCTGGCGCAATTGATGGCGCAAGGCGCGAGCGAGGGCGCGGACCTGACCACGCTGCGCGCGATTGCCGAGGAAGCGGGCGAGCTGGCGGCGGCGCGGGCGCTGGTGCGGCTGGGGTTGGATGATCCGGCGGCGGCGAAGGACATGGCCGAGCTGCGCGAGCTGCTCGGCGCGTGGCGCGATGCGAAGCGTTCGGTGTGGAAGGCGGTGCTGGGGTGGGTCGTGCGGATCGCGGGCGCGCTGGTGCTGACGGGGTTGGCGGCGAAGTTCGGCTTTTGGGATTGGGTGAAGTGA
- a CDS encoding DUF2163 domain-containing protein, with amino-acid sequence MTFLHGPLTTIALCWRIERRDGVAIGLTDHDRDLLIDGLVHRAAPGMTPSAIKRGDGLDADTMDIAGALTSAAIGERDLLAGRWDGARVALFAVDWTGAEPDRVALGEGVIGAVETDRGAFTAELRGSAAALERPVVEATSPECRAELGDRRCRVAMAGRRRVVRVVACVERVLTLDTAEPSANAYGAGLLRWIGGANSGLESAVSRSDGATVTLRADAALPVAAGDLVELIEGCDKSLATCAARFGNAVNFRGEPYLPGIDLLTRYPGA; translated from the coding sequence ATGACCTTCCTCCACGGCCCCCTGACCACGATCGCCTTGTGCTGGCGGATCGAGCGGCGGGATGGGGTGGCGATCGGGTTGACCGATCATGACCGTGATTTGCTGATCGACGGGCTGGTGCATCGCGCCGCGCCGGGGATGACGCCGTCGGCGATCAAGCGCGGCGACGGGCTCGATGCCGATACGATGGATATTGCAGGGGCGCTGACCAGTGCGGCGATCGGGGAGCGGGATTTGCTGGCCGGGCGCTGGGATGGGGCGCGGGTGGCGTTGTTTGCGGTCGATTGGACGGGGGCGGAGCCGGACAGGGTCGCGCTGGGCGAGGGGGTGATCGGCGCGGTCGAGACCGATCGCGGCGCGTTCACTGCGGAACTGCGCGGAAGTGCGGCGGCGCTGGAGCGGCCGGTTGTAGAGGCGACCTCGCCCGAATGCCGCGCCGAGCTGGGCGACCGGCGGTGCCGCGTCGCGATGGCGGGGCGGCGGCGGGTGGTGCGCGTTGTGGCGTGTGTCGAGCGCGTGCTGACGCTCGATACCGCAGAGCCGAGCGCCAATGCGTATGGCGCGGGGTTGCTGCGCTGGATCGGGGGCGCGAATTCGGGGCTGGAGAGTGCGGTGTCGCGGTCCGATGGCGCGACGGTGACGTTGCGCGCGGACGCGGCGCTGCCGGTCGCGGCGGGCGATCTGGTGGAGCTGATCGAGGGGTGCGACAAGAGCCTGGCGACGTGCGCGGCGCGGTTCGGCAATGCGGTGAATTTCCGGGGCGAGCCGTATTTGCCGGGGATCGATCTGCTGACGCGGTATCCGGGGGCATGA
- a CDS encoding DUF3168 domain-containing protein, which translates to MSGAESVVQAAVLAALRGIDGLNGVYLAPPVKATPPYAELGDLLSGDWSVKDCAGRELRLAVSVRDAAESNARVQTLAGAVGAAIEALPRDLDGWRVASVVLVRSRVRGGPPGRWAAMVEYRVRVLATE; encoded by the coding sequence GTGAGCGGGGCTGAAAGCGTGGTGCAGGCGGCGGTGCTGGCGGCGCTGCGCGGAATCGACGGGCTCAACGGGGTGTATCTCGCCCCGCCGGTCAAGGCGACGCCGCCTTATGCCGAGCTGGGTGACCTCCTGAGCGGCGATTGGAGCGTCAAGGACTGCGCCGGGCGTGAGCTGCGGCTGGCGGTGAGCGTGCGCGATGCGGCCGAGAGCAATGCGCGGGTGCAGACGCTGGCGGGCGCGGTGGGTGCGGCGATCGAGGCTTTGCCGCGCGATCTGGATGGCTGGCGGGTGGCGAGCGTGGTGCTGGTGCGCAGCCGCGTGCGCGGCGGGCCGCCGGGGCGGTGGGCGGCGATGGTCGAATATCGCGTGCGGGTGCTGGCTACAGAATAA
- a CDS encoding HK97 family phage prohead protease, translating to MKSPQQISPQSGTLRGPQGLRFAGYAAVFDCVDRGGDVIRAGAFGDAPLPVPLLWHHHGAPIGTIERIAPDARGLRVIGRINDPRVAGLVRGGAVSGLSIGFRARAAVRGRVRELTAIELVEVSVVALPMQRAARVLAVAD from the coding sequence GTGAAATCCCCGCAGCAGATTTCCCCGCAAAGTGGTACTTTGCGGGGGCCCCAGGGATTGCGCTTCGCCGGATACGCCGCCGTGTTCGATTGCGTAGACCGGGGTGGGGATGTGATCCGGGCCGGGGCGTTCGGGGATGCGCCGCTCCCGGTGCCGTTGTTGTGGCATCACCACGGCGCGCCGATCGGCACGATCGAGCGGATCGCGCCCGATGCGCGGGGCTTGCGCGTGATCGGGCGGATCAACGATCCGCGCGTGGCCGGGCTGGTGCGGGGCGGGGCGGTGTCGGGGCTGTCGATCGGTTTCCGCGCGCGGGCGGCGGTGCGGGGGCGCGTGCGCGAGCTGACTGCGATCGAGCTGGTCGAGGTGAGCGTGGTGGCGCTGCCGATGCAACGCGCGGCGCGGGTGCTGGCGGTGGCGGATTAG
- a CDS encoding phage head spike fiber domain-containing protein: protein MHAIGFGPRFTVNRGGSPSTLFDFSGGVLPPGARLARASAATCTDASGAVVAVAADVARFDRDPVTGAFRGLLIEAAGANVMGRSTDRTDSYWSKSTLTTTAGALIETAASGTHSVRQATGDVSYGAGETMTVSAIVGERSGSAKRYLVMSIGSAPTFATATFAIFDAASGTVAISANCTAAAYPAGGGAWLCVVTATPLAAASGQQIVLRLNASAATIASYVGDGTSGLNVTHVQIEAGAVATSRIVTGAGVGTRAADVLTLDWRARGVADGVIGVRYGFDDGSSQDATLSVAGGVGVVPVTLARRWIRRVQKL, encoded by the coding sequence ATGCACGCGATCGGTTTCGGGCCGCGCTTTACGGTCAATCGCGGCGGCAGCCCAAGCACGCTGTTCGATTTTTCGGGCGGGGTGCTGCCGCCGGGGGCGCGGTTGGCGCGGGCGAGTGCCGCTACGTGCACCGATGCGAGCGGCGCGGTCGTCGCGGTGGCAGCGGACGTGGCGCGCTTTGACCGGGATCCGGTGACGGGCGCTTTTCGCGGGCTGCTGATCGAGGCGGCCGGTGCCAATGTGATGGGTCGCAGCACCGACCGGACCGATAGCTATTGGTCCAAATCGACGCTGACCACGACCGCCGGGGCGCTGATCGAAACCGCCGCCAGTGGCACGCATTCGGTGCGGCAGGCGACGGGCGATGTCAGCTACGGCGCCGGCGAGACGATGACCGTGAGCGCGATCGTGGGGGAACGCAGCGGCTCCGCCAAACGGTATCTGGTGATGTCGATCGGCTCTGCGCCGACGTTCGCCACGGCGACCTTCGCCATTTTCGATGCCGCCAGCGGAACGGTGGCGATATCGGCCAATTGCACCGCCGCTGCCTATCCGGCGGGCGGTGGCGCGTGGCTGTGCGTCGTGACCGCAACGCCGCTGGCGGCAGCGAGCGGCCAACAGATCGTGCTGCGCCTGAACGCCTCCGCCGCGACCATTGCGAGCTATGTCGGGGACGGGACGAGCGGGCTGAACGTGACGCATGTGCAGATCGAGGCGGGTGCGGTGGCGACATCGCGGATCGTCACGGGGGCGGGCGTGGGGACGCGTGCGGCCGACGTGCTGACGCTCGACTGGCGTGCGCGCGGTGTGGCGGATGGCGTGATCGGCGTGCGCTATGGCTTTGACGACGGATCGAGCCAGGACGCGACGCTGAGCGTGGCAGGCGGCGTGGGGGTCGTGCCGGTGACGCTGGCGCGGCGTTGGATCAGGCGCGTGCAGAAACTCTAG
- a CDS encoding DUF2460 domain-containing protein, whose amino-acid sequence MPFWLASERTVQSEGVISRFDPRFWTVNFPRPMMAAVTTTAADTLRVDAVFYTAGDLAGLIWEAEDRFDHPLLKYETARDFRGCRLSFRWRSGGVIALDAVNGPVLTIEGRDAAGAARAWYVRLWNYADGSPEDAVVSLDFAAIDGGFLLPGEADPVWAGDVDRMFVSLVPPGFVAGGSAPLAAPVEAWAELSDIVCDGPGAVLAIGDVVVPEHGLEIASGYDDSYNLTPARLLRNALLLGYRGSIVHYVGMSHYLRLEANSGGFYASLGGGALNVAAAAWQRDFAERARALGYNVIWSLSYELFDAHCWGDWKQRAWDGSPAVTGWEPPSTLLSPASVGAMAYLRAVAAELIGIAVAAGLAPKFQVGEPWWWVMPDGRPCLYDDAARAAFGGAPVEIARVQLVTTAAQRALLDAAGVLLAESTAALVAAVQVVAPAVETHLLVYLPSVLSSDAPEVARANVPLGWAAPAFDVLQLEDYDFVTAGNVAGTARSVAAAQARLGYATADTHYFSGFVLRPDQFADWREIDAAAEAARGRGVPRAFIWALPQVLRDGFVHFDVEESDVQAFDDVLFPLALGREAEVSPEFSTAIVTSGGGHEARNASWAEARTRYDVGPGVRSEADIAALLAFFRARMGPARGFRLRDPFDFSSGGAVPGAADQVLGVGAGVRVRFALVKAYGDTSRRITRPAAGSVRVAVGGVETSAFTVVAGGFIELDLAPAAGVTVSAGFLFDVAVRFAEDRLSVNRATFLAGAAAAVPLVEVRE is encoded by the coding sequence ATGCCATTCTGGTTAGCATCCGAACGGACCGTGCAATCCGAAGGCGTCATCTCGCGCTTTGATCCGCGGTTCTGGACGGTTAATTTTCCGCGGCCGATGATGGCGGCGGTGACCACGACCGCAGCGGATACGCTGCGGGTCGATGCGGTGTTTTATACCGCGGGCGATCTGGCGGGGTTGATCTGGGAGGCGGAGGATCGCTTCGATCATCCGTTGCTGAAGTATGAGACGGCGCGCGATTTTCGGGGGTGTCGGTTGTCGTTCCGGTGGCGATCGGGCGGGGTGATCGCGCTCGATGCCGTCAATGGCCCGGTGCTGACGATCGAGGGGCGCGATGCCGCGGGGGCGGCGCGGGCGTGGTATGTGCGGTTGTGGAACTATGCGGACGGGTCGCCCGAGGATGCGGTCGTTTCGCTTGATTTCGCGGCGATCGACGGCGGGTTTTTGCTGCCGGGTGAGGCCGATCCGGTGTGGGCGGGGGATGTCGACCGGATGTTCGTGTCGCTGGTGCCGCCGGGGTTCGTGGCCGGTGGCAGCGCTCCGCTCGCCGCGCCGGTCGAGGCCTGGGCCGAGCTTTCGGACATCGTCTGCGACGGGCCGGGGGCGGTGCTGGCGATTGGCGATGTGGTGGTGCCCGAACATGGGCTGGAGATCGCCAGCGGCTATGATGATTCGTACAATCTGACGCCTGCTCGGTTGCTCCGGAACGCGCTGTTGCTCGGCTATCGCGGGAGCATCGTGCATTATGTCGGGATGAGCCATTATTTGCGGCTCGAGGCGAATTCGGGCGGTTTTTACGCGAGCTTGGGCGGCGGTGCGCTGAATGTCGCGGCGGCGGCGTGGCAGCGTGACTTTGCCGAACGGGCGCGGGCGCTGGGCTATAACGTGATCTGGTCGCTCAGTTACGAACTGTTCGACGCGCATTGCTGGGGTGATTGGAAGCAGCGGGCGTGGGATGGATCGCCCGCGGTGACCGGGTGGGAGCCGCCGTCGACCTTGCTGTCGCCCGCCTCGGTTGGGGCGATGGCGTATCTGCGTGCGGTGGCGGCCGAGCTGATCGGGATTGCGGTCGCGGCGGGGCTGGCCCCGAAGTTCCAGGTCGGCGAGCCGTGGTGGTGGGTGATGCCGGATGGTCGGCCGTGCCTGTACGATGATGCGGCGCGGGCGGCGTTTGGTGGCGCGCCGGTGGAGATTGCGCGCGTGCAGTTGGTCACCACTGCGGCGCAGCGCGCTTTGTTGGATGCGGCGGGCGTCTTGCTGGCGGAGTCGACGGCGGCTTTGGTCGCGGCGGTGCAGGTGGTGGCGCCCGCGGTCGAGACGCATCTGCTGGTGTATTTGCCAAGCGTGCTCTCCAGCGATGCGCCCGAGGTGGCGCGGGCGAATGTGCCGCTGGGCTGGGCGGCCCCGGCGTTCGATGTGCTGCAGCTTGAGGATTATGATTTCGTCACCGCTGGCAATGTCGCGGGGACCGCGCGTAGCGTTGCGGCGGCGCAGGCGCGGTTGGGCTATGCGACGGCGGATACGCACTATTTTTCGGGCTTCGTGCTGCGGCCCGACCAATTTGCCGATTGGCGCGAGATCGATGCTGCGGCGGAGGCGGCGCGGGGACGGGGTGTTCCTCGCGCCTTCATCTGGGCGCTGCCGCAAGTGTTGCGCGACGGGTTCGTGCATTTCGATGTTGAGGAGAGCGACGTGCAGGCGTTCGACGATGTGCTGTTCCCGCTGGCGCTGGGGCGTGAGGCGGAGGTGAGTCCGGAATTCTCGACCGCGATCGTGACGAGCGGCGGTGGGCATGAGGCGCGCAACGCGAGCTGGGCCGAGGCGCGGACCCGCTACGATGTTGGGCCGGGGGTGCGGTCCGAGGCGGATATTGCTGCGTTGCTGGCGTTTTTTCGCGCGCGGATGGGGCCAGCGCGCGGGTTTCGGTTGCGCGATCCGTTCGATTTTTCGTCCGGCGGCGCGGTGCCGGGGGCGGCGGATCAGGTGCTGGGCGTGGGTGCTGGGGTGCGCGTGCGTTTCGCTTTGGTGAAGGCTTACGGGGACACGTCCCGGCGGATCACGCGGCCGGCTGCGGGGAGCGTGCGGGTGGCGGTGGGGGGCGTGGAGACGTCGGCGTTCACGGTGGTGGCGGGCGGGTTCATCGAGCTCGACCTGGCACCGGCGGCGGGCGTGACCGTCAGCGCGGGGTTCCTGTTCGATGTGGCGGTGCGCTTTGCCGAGGACCGGCTGAGCGTCAATCGCGCGACCTTCCTGGCGGGCGCGGCGGCGGCGGTGCCGCTGGTCGAGGTGCGGGAGTAG
- a CDS encoding tail tape measure protein: MDEEIERLVVGVRADTAGFARDVDAMRASLDGPLVSGVDRAGRAIENALGKALRTGSFGFEDLRKVALSVLNDIAAAAVRSGLQAILGGGGGGGGGGGSGGGLLSILGSLFGGAPGRATGGPVSPLRPYIVGERGPELFVPTASGSIVASGGGGARDVRVSITVQGGGEPSQALAASSRQVARAVRAALVE, encoded by the coding sequence ATGGATGAGGAAATCGAACGGCTGGTGGTGGGCGTGCGCGCCGATACGGCGGGCTTTGCGCGCGACGTGGATGCGATGCGCGCGAGTCTGGACGGGCCGCTGGTGTCGGGGGTCGACCGGGCGGGGCGCGCGATCGAAAATGCGCTGGGCAAGGCTTTGCGGACCGGGAGCTTTGGCTTTGAGGATTTGCGCAAGGTCGCGCTGTCGGTGCTGAACGACATTGCTGCGGCGGCAGTGCGCAGCGGGTTGCAGGCGATTTTGGGCGGCGGCGGGGGCGGCGGCGGCGGCGGAGGATCGGGCGGCGGATTGCTGTCGATCCTGGGCAGCCTGTTCGGCGGCGCGCCAGGACGCGCGACCGGCGGGCCGGTGTCACCGCTGCGGCCGTATATCGTCGGCGAGCGCGGGCCGGAATTGTTCGTGCCGACCGCCAGCGGGAGCATCGTCGCGAGCGGTGGCGGGGGTGCGCGCGACGTGCGGGTGTCGATCACGGTGCAGGGCGGGGGGGAACCTTCGCAAGCGCTGGCGGCGTCGAGCCGGCAGGTGGCGCGGGCGGTGCGGGCGGCGTTGGTCGAATAA
- a CDS encoding phage tail assembly chaperone, with amino-acid sequence MEPFYSSPGNRGRGTAWLLQPSGGGGGLDATTAVAPPPPFAECSWSPSPAEAGEEFSGHATRLAGFAGAVLGWSPDTFWCSTPAELAAVVAVLRGADDAVEPPDAATFQKLQEAFPDG; translated from the coding sequence ATGGAGCCCTTTTATTCCTCCCCCGGGAACCGGGGGAGGGGGACCGCTTGGCTCCTTCAGCCGAGTGGTGGAGGGGGCGGGCTGGACGCTACAACGGCCGTTGCTCCCCCTCCACCATTCGCTGAATGCTCATGGTCCCCCTCCCCCGCTGAAGCGGGGGAGGAGTTTAGTGGGCACGCCACGCGGCTCGCCGGGTTTGCAGGGGCGGTGCTGGGGTGGTCGCCGGACACGTTCTGGTGCTCAACGCCGGCTGAGCTCGCAGCGGTGGTGGCGGTGTTGCGGGGCGCTGATGATGCGGTCGAACCGCCCGATGCCGCCACTTTCCAGAAATTGCAGGAGGCGTTTCCCGATGGATGA
- a CDS encoding gene transfer agent family protein, which yields MSAPNPAPNPARGEASLRVAGETIVLRPSFQALVAAEQEVGPLFALVERAAAGALSLGEMVALFWHCRFGAPEAITREQLGEAVVGGGLAAATPVLRVLLGQILAGR from the coding sequence GTGAGCGCGCCCAATCCGGCGCCCAATCCGGCAAGGGGCGAGGCGTCGCTTCGGGTTGCTGGCGAGACGATCGTGTTGCGGCCGAGCTTTCAGGCGCTGGTTGCGGCGGAGCAGGAAGTGGGGCCGCTGTTCGCTTTGGTCGAGCGGGCGGCGGCGGGGGCTTTGTCGCTGGGCGAGATGGTCGCGCTGTTCTGGCATTGTCGGTTCGGCGCGCCTGAAGCGATCACGCGGGAGCAATTGGGCGAGGCGGTGGTGGGCGGCGGGCTGGCGGCGGCGACGCCGGTGTTGCGCGTGCTGCTCGGGCAGATTCTGGCGGGGCGGTGA
- a CDS encoding phage major capsid protein yields MSDTTIEALEASFGAVETAGAVVRPMLAGAREPSGAAFEGFLRSGASVEMKAFTGVSGDTGGFAIPREIDAEIDATLKSISPIRSIANIVTVGSAGYRKLVTTGGTPSGWTAETAARAETGTPTFVEIAPPMGELYANPSASQAMLDDAVFDVEAWLANEIAMEFAKAEGAAFVNGSGTNRPKGFLQAPTANTGDTVRSFGTLQYLASGAAGDFAANPQDRLIDLVQALRGPYRQGAAFVMNAATLARIRKFKTTDGQFLWSPSLTAGTPATLLGYPVIEAEDMPDIAANSLSIAFGNFKAGYLIAERSETVILRDPYTNKPFVNFYATKRVGGCVSNSEAIKLMKFSAS; encoded by the coding sequence ATGAGCGACACCACGATCGAGGCGCTGGAGGCGAGCTTTGGCGCTGTTGAGACGGCGGGGGCGGTGGTGCGGCCGATGTTGGCGGGCGCGCGGGAGCCTTCGGGGGCGGCGTTCGAGGGGTTCCTGCGCTCCGGCGCGAGCGTCGAGATGAAGGCGTTTACCGGGGTCTCCGGTGACACGGGCGGCTTTGCCATTCCGCGCGAGATCGATGCCGAGATCGATGCCACGCTGAAGAGCATCTCGCCGATCCGATCGATCGCCAATATCGTGACGGTGGGGTCGGCCGGGTATCGCAAGCTGGTGACGACGGGCGGCACGCCGTCGGGCTGGACGGCGGAAACGGCGGCGCGGGCCGAGACGGGCACGCCCACTTTCGTCGAGATCGCGCCGCCGATGGGCGAGCTGTACGCCAATCCGAGCGCGAGCCAGGCGATGCTCGACGATGCGGTGTTCGATGTCGAGGCGTGGCTGGCGAACGAAATCGCGATGGAATTTGCCAAGGCGGAAGGGGCGGCGTTCGTCAACGGGAGTGGCACCAATCGGCCAAAGGGGTTCCTGCAGGCGCCGACCGCGAACACGGGCGATACGGTGCGCAGCTTCGGGACGCTGCAATATCTGGCGAGCGGCGCAGCGGGGGATTTTGCGGCGAACCCGCAGGATCGGCTGATCGACCTGGTGCAAGCGTTGCGCGGGCCGTACCGCCAGGGCGCGGCGTTCGTGATGAATGCCGCCACGCTGGCGCGGATCCGCAAGTTCAAGACGACCGACGGGCAATTCCTGTGGAGCCCGAGCCTGACCGCAGGGACGCCGGCGACCTTGCTCGGCTATCCCGTCATCGAGGCCGAAGACATGCCCGACATCGCGGCGAACAGCCTGTCGATCGCGTTCGGCAATTTCAAGGCGGGCTATCTGATCGCCGAGCGCAGCGAAACGGTGATCCTGCGCGATCCGTACACCAACAAGCCGTTCGTCAATTTCTACGCGACCAAGCGCGTCGGTGGGTGCGTGTCGAATTCGGAGGCGATCAAGCTGATGAAGTTCTCGGCTTCGTAA
- a CDS encoding phage major tail protein, TP901-1 family, with protein MSAERGSAFLLKVGNGAVPVVYQTVAGLRTTQLSINGELVAITSKDSGGWRELLSGAGVRSVSVSGAGIFTGSAAEVRVKGNALSGAIDEYRLSFESGETLSGRFLVTKLDYAGDYNGERSYTLSLESSGPVVSA; from the coding sequence ATGAGTGCAGAACGCGGATCGGCCTTTTTGCTGAAGGTCGGGAATGGGGCGGTGCCGGTCGTCTATCAGACGGTGGCGGGGCTGCGGACGACGCAGTTGAGCATCAATGGCGAGCTGGTCGCGATCACGTCGAAGGATTCGGGCGGCTGGCGCGAATTGCTGTCGGGGGCGGGGGTGCGGAGCGTCAGCGTGTCGGGCGCGGGGATCTTTACCGGGTCCGCCGCCGAGGTGCGCGTGAAGGGCAATGCACTGTCGGGCGCGATCGATGAGTATCGGTTGAGTTTCGAAAGCGGCGAGACGCTGTCGGGGCGGTTTCTCGTCACCAAGCTCGATTATGCCGGGGATTATAATGGCGAGCGATCGTACACGCTGAGCCTGGAGAGCAGCGGGCCGGTGGTGAGCGCGTGA
- a CDS encoding head-tail connector protein — MIEDQGPGVVTLGTEDRALAVAAVKAMLRVQLSDEDVLIAAFAETALGLCEQFIGQVAIRRTLRERMAVSASWRRLAAGPVRAISGVETLGGVPLAVAAYAIDVDAAGDGWVRVSDAGADRQVAAVFEAGLAAGWADLPAPLRQGVVLLAAYLFDERDTGSAPPVAVTALWRPFRRMALGAAC; from the coding sequence ATGATCGAGGATCAAGGGCCGGGCGTGGTTACGCTCGGGACGGAGGACCGTGCGCTGGCGGTGGCGGCGGTGAAGGCGATGTTGCGCGTGCAGCTCAGCGACGAGGACGTGCTGATCGCCGCCTTTGCGGAGACCGCGTTGGGGCTGTGCGAACAGTTCATCGGGCAAGTCGCGATTCGGCGGACGCTGCGGGAGCGGATGGCGGTGTCTGCTAGCTGGCGGCGGCTGGCGGCAGGGCCGGTGCGCGCGATTTCGGGCGTGGAAACGCTGGGCGGGGTGCCGCTGGCGGTCGCGGCCTATGCGATCGACGTGGATGCGGCGGGCGATGGCTGGGTGCGGGTCAGCGACGCTGGTGCCGACCGGCAGGTGGCGGCGGTGTTTGAGGCGGGCCTCGCGGCAGGCTGGGCGGATTTGCCGGCGCCGCTGCGCCAGGGTGTCGTGCTGCTCGCGGCCTATCTGTTCGACGAACGTGACACGGGCAGCGCGCCGCCGGTGGCGGTGACGGCACTTTGGCGGCCGTTCCGGCGCATGGCGCTTGGTGCGGCATGTTGA